A region of the Haematobia irritans isolate KBUSLIRL chromosome 5, ASM5000362v1, whole genome shotgun sequence genome:
cttcagatgtcttatatttaattggtctatgttaTTGCATacgatcagctgttttatcgacaagATTACTAATACAGTGACACTTCTCTGAAGTGAACGCACTCCTaaattttatccacatttgTGAGCTTTccagttatgagaggttaaaggttgaattacatatCATACGTTAATCCgtacgttgatggaagggttgattttttctatTTGAAGCACTCTAACCAAGCTGTTGCTTtgaaagagaaaattcaactcttcaatcaacggacgcattaacgcatggtatgcAATTCCaccttaattttaatgtgttattaAAGGAAATCTTATcgttatataagtatttaaCGCTTATGTTAGAAAAGGATCTTACCAACTCCTTAATTTTCTGTCCACCATGACAATATAACATCAATTGAGTTGATACGGATACCATAAATGACACATTAAACATTTGTACGGCCACTTGTGTGGTATTGGGAAATTGAAAAGTAACCAACGCAATTTGAACACAACTGATGAGGAATTTAATCAACACAATGTGTTTGTAGACTTCATTGAAGCTTTCAGCCAATTGTATAGTACGACGATGATAATCCACACATCTTGATATAGCCTCAATAATACACCGATccaattccaaattttgagttttCATAGAGGCAACATCCTTAGCTATTAAttcgaattttaaatttaatatacgaAACTGAGCTGAGATATTACgcatgaaccaagagaatagggtATCGATGGCCAATGTTCCATTAAGAACATAGTAGATACCCAAAGCATTCCAAATAAAGGCAAATGCATAAGCCCAGTACGAATTATGGGGATCCACAAGatatctgcaaaaaaaaataaagaaattaaaacccGAAATTCTTCAGCCTTGGTTTAGTAAACTTACACTCCCTTAAAAGGAGGATCCAGTGATTCCCAAAAGCTATAACCCTTCCAGGCATAAAATCCAGCTGTCATAAATGGTAACAATGTGGCCAAAACAGCTGAGATAAATACAGATGTGTAAtagaatatggaaattttagtATCATAAGAATTTTCCTCGACCAGAATTTTTAATTCCTCATCATTCGCTGCAAAAATGGTaaacaaaaatagtcaatttcaAGGATAAATCTAGCCATCATTACCTTCCAGGTTCCTTTGCCATAGTTTGCGTACCAATTcgacaattttctttctattccaCATGaataggaaaaatttaattattcccAATAATGATTGCCAAATGGGGGCTAATATATTGGTCATCTGCAATAAATCGTCCACATATTTACTGGCATATAAGAATACTGGGATACACACAGTCACTATTGACAAAAGTGGTATCCAGGCACGATAAGGATTATAGATGGTACGCTTCAATGAAGTTGGATCTATGCCAATGGctgcaaaactatatttctgaaCAAAAAAATAACCTTGTAGTACTCTTTGGGATGGCAAAGAATCTGGTGCTCTGGGTAAAATAGACATCATCGGCTGCACAGGAGAAATTTGGGAATACTACTTTATTGGCTATTAAGAAAAGGAGGAAAtcatattttgaatttaattaaatttctggAATTACTTGTCAAAATAATAGAATATTAGTGGGATGTAGCGATACCCCATAATGATAATGATTGGCATTTTGCAACCAACTTTAATCACTAAAAAAGAAACTGAAATGTTTACAGGATATCCCGATGGGTTTTACTGTCATGGATTACGAGCCGTCaatttatgtatgtataataaatgttattatttatgtaaataccctgaaaaaacagtgaacccaccaggaagaaaaatttcggttaattttagaaaattttgaatatttgtagaaaattttaactaaacagtattacaaacgttggcatcacgccgatgtcataaaaaagtaaatatttttcgacaaattcaagaaaattttttagacaaaactaagttttttcacttgttaaataaaattttgtagtttgaaggaaaaacttagagttcaaaattgcaagaatgtctttagtgacatacgaagtccatgatggacgcatttttggtaaaatttacaaatttaaagaaattctgaactattttgtggaaaacacaaatttagttaatttttatccttcatttgagtttatttttttcctcggttttaataaatttaactaatgtactcaaaaaattattagagtaaaggaaactttctccaaacatactaattccatgaactaaaataaagttaaattggctttagtgaaatagagtgtTCACTTTTTTGGAGTGTAATTACTTAACTATTCCATTAATATTAGATTAACACGAGGTTCCATAAGGAAGTTCATTAAATTCAAAAATCGTTTACAAATAAAGGATATTCGGCCAgtcatacacttaaaaaaacatttgaccCACCATTTAGGAAAGTTTTGGttcattttagaaaactttgtttaattttaaattttaactaactgcattacaaacgccgatatcacagaaataagtaaatactttttgcaccgacaaaaaaaagtttactactgtttatgaaaaatgaactaacccatagtaagaatgaccatgatttggagcCAAAGATttgttcatctagataagttcatgattttcttataaataagttcatgattgcatcgtattttagttcattattactacgctgtgggaagaatgtactacactcattcaaaatattactgctatccggaaaaatgaacaagtttttgagaaacctttattaaaaaattggtttcaaataaactgtttgtcagtataattttcaaaaaagtagagaaattgaggaatcaaaggtacaacaaaccTGTATAcgactaagaaaattttcgtacaataTAAGTCAATttgctataaccaccagtactttatttcaaaaaattaacaggttggctgataagtccccggtctgacacatagatggcgtagctagtattaaatgcatggtttttcccttctcaggataatcgataaaaattattccatgcgcatcccaaaaaacagaggccattactttgccagcggacttttgagtctttccacgcttcggagacggttcaccggtcgctgtccactcagccgactgtcgaatggactcaggagtgtagtgatggagccatgtttcatccattgtcacatatcgacagaaaaactcgggtgtattacgagttaacagctgcaaaaacctctcagaatcatcaacacgttgttgtttttggtaaaatattagctcgcgcggcacacattttgcacagagcttccgcatatccaaatattaatgaatgatatgaccaacacgttcctttgatatctttaaggcctctgctatctcgatcaacttcattttacggtcattcaaaatcattttgtgaatttttttgatgttttcgtcggtaaccacctctttcgggcgtccactgcgttcaccgtcttccgtgctcatttcatcacgcttgaattttgcataccaatcaattattgttgatttccctgggacagagtccggaaacttattatcaagccaagtttttgcttccaccgtatttttccccttcagaaaaagtcgaaatcgcggcaaaacggccccatatgaagaagaaaaaagtgttgttccaccaagacaacgcactgtgccacaagtcattgagaacgatggcaaaaattcatgaattgggcttccaaTTGCTTccataccccccccccccccccacttattctccagatctggcccccagcgactttttcttgttctcagacctcaaaaggatgctcgcagggaaaaaatttggctgcaatgaagaggtgatcgccgaaactgaggcctattttgaggcaaaaccgaaggagtactaccaaaatggtatcaaaaattggaaggtcgttataatctttgtatcgctcttgaagggaactatgttgaataataaaaacgaattttgataaaaaaatgtgtttttctttgttagaccggggacttatcagccaacctgttatctaaATCGACtagaattctaagacgatcagtatactaaacgatgggtctctgacttttccttcttgtcgttacatacaaatgcacaaacttattataccctgtaccgcagtagtggtgaaggatataaaaatatattattttagtccgtttaatgtaaatagccttcaatggaaaacggttcattcacatttcacaattgcttaccttcaataagcgtagattgttttccatttttacaataccacaaaacacaaacacagttaatttcaaatgcgttctgccatatattttttcaaaccattacctcgtggccatttgttgttgcacactttatttatttcaaccaaatatttatgcacacatttcgaaCGCAGCAGATAGaatcatatttttcatatttttttctatcatatttttcaatttacgcgaaaaacaaaaaacccaaccgttcgttacgagttactacacagactgatctctccatcatacgttgttgaataaatacccattattTTGttatcttttcgctctttccatcgctcaaaattattcattttcaatcacaaagatgattggatcaatcacatgtgtaattggaaacggaacaattttcaatcacgtttgtaattgaaaattatttccgaattgattttgttaatcaattaatcaattgcatcaattaatattaatcaattgcatcaattaatattttaattggaaacgtaacaaatatcaataatttttttaattggcttttattcggatttgattaaataattaattgaatcaattaacatattaattgaatccgattCCAAATTCACTAAAGtgtataattgaaaaaatgtcggtgataattttttatttgtacagacaaatcacttttttgcaataaaaataagttggatttagcgttagtttaactgtggacatttttttcggtgtagactGAAGTTAAGATAGATTAAAATATAGGACAGGAACATTATTTGTTGCATCcttcattaaaatatttattgaaattaGGGGAAAATTGTTTGCTTTTCTATTTGGAACTGACGTTTTTCTGAGTGTAAAATGATTTATTCATGTATAGCaataagaatataaaaaaatcaataaacagATTTGAATCGTTTTaaccaattttataaattaagtgggttgctttttcaaaatattttttttatatattttatatttttttatagtttaaagATGAGGAACAAATTAGTTAACATTTCTTTAATGTAACAACActatttttggttttgattaTATCAGTTTTAGACTGAGATTTTGAATTAAACACAAAAAGAAGATATTGAAATATAGGCAAATATTCATTTTGAtgtgaaaaaaatatcttttacTGTGAAGTGACTGTTGATTCACTGttggatccaaatattttgaccgcatcttaagaattttggtattgattccgagccaaagattttgcttctttaaaataaaaatatttttagggaGCTGTCTAGCTTTACCTCTAGGCACTATTAAATCCAaaataggatacagatctcattcatcgaatttccattctctttttgtgatatattCACTAAGACATtcatatacaaaaaacaaatgtCATACGACTTTAACAGAAGGATGCATTTATAAATTATTCGTCTCCCAAATTCAAAGAAAGAATGGttatgaattttctttttattaaaaattctttatgttaaagaattttttctttatattgcgTAAATTCCATGTCCTAAAATTCAGGTAGCATAATCAGTCATATTAGGTCAcaacttttttcagtgttataGTTTGAAATTATCTGTTCAGGAATTGGTTTgttaaactatcagaaaaaatcAATAATGATAAGATCTTCCTTTCaagacaaaaattcttaagtaaaGGTCCAAATATAACTAGagattggcaaaaaaaaaaaattttcagtttttataccctccaccataggatgggggtatattaactttgtcattccgtttgtagctcatcgaaatattgttctaagaccccataaagtatatatattctgggtcgtggtgaaattctgagtcgatctgagcatgtccgtccgtccatttgttgaaatcacactaacttccgaacgaaacaagctatcgacttgaaacttggcacaagtagttgttattgatgtaggtcggatggtattgcaaatgggccatatcggtccacttttacgtgtagcccccatataaacggacccccaaatttggcttgccgatgttctaagagaagcaaatttcatccgatcgggctgaaatttggtatatggtgttagtaacaaacatgcaaaaattggtccatatcggttcataattatatatagcccccatataaaccgatcgcccgatttggcttgcggagcctctaagagaagcaaatttcatccgatccggctgtaattgggtacatggtattggtatatggtctgtaacaaccgtgcaaagattggtccacatcggtcaataattatatatagcccccatataaaccgatccccagatttggcttgcgtagcctctaagagaagcaaatttcatccgatccggttgaaatttggtttatggtgtcagcatatgatctctacaaaccatgcaaaaattggtccacatcggtacataaatatatacagcccccatataaaccgatcaccagatttgacctccggagcctcttggaagaccaaaatgcatctgattctgttgaaatttggtacgtggtgttaatatatggcctcaaactccaacgcaaaaagtggtcgaaatcggtccacaattatatatagcccccatataaaccgatccccagatataacctctggtgccttttggagaagcaaaattcatccgatctggttgaaatttggtacgtggtggtagtatatgatatttaacaaccatgccaaaagtggtccatatcagtccatagtcatatatagcccccatataaaccgatcccagatttggcttgcggagcctctaagagaagcaaatttcatccgatccggatgtcatggtgtcagcatatgatctctaccaaccatgcaaaaattgatccacatcggtccataaatatatacagcccccatataaaccgatcaccagatttgacctccggagcctttggaagaccaaaattcatctgattctgttgaaatttggtacgtggtgttaatatatggcctcaaactccaatgcaaaaaatggtcgaaatcggtccatgattatatatagcccccatataaaccgatccccagatttgacctccagagccccttggaagagcaaaattcatccgattcggttgaaatttggtacgtgatgttagtatatggtatcca
Encoded here:
- the LOC142239698 gene encoding odorant receptor 45a-like, whose protein sequence is MSILPRAPDSLPSQRVLQGYFFVQKYSFAAIGIDPTSLKRTIYNPYRAWIPLLSIVTVCIPVFLYASKYVDDLLQMTNILAPIWQSLLGIIKFFLFMWNRKKIVELVRKLWQRNLEANDEELKILVEENSYDTKISIFYYTSVFISAVLATLLPFMTAGFYAWKGYSFWESLDPPFKGVYLVDPHNSYWAYAFAFIWNALGIYYVLNGTLAIDTLFSWFMRNISAQFRILNLKFELIAKDVASMKTQNLELDRSSMKSTNTLC